GAACTTTCAAGATCCGGCAACTGTAAACGTAATCAACAACTGGGTTAAAACATCTACCAAAGACAAGATTGAGAAAATTGTTGATCAGATTTCCCCCGAAACTATAATGTATCTCATCAACGCGGTTTACTTTAAGGGAACGTGGAAATATCAGTTCGATGCAAACAAAACGAAAGATGATATTTTCACCACTGAAACCGGCAAAAAAGTTGCCGTTAAAATGATGGAACAAGAAACAGAGATTTCAACATTTAACAACGAACTATTTACTGCCGTTGATTTGCCATACGGAAGCAGCGCTTTCAGTATGACTTTGTTTCTTCCTAATACCGGGAAAAAACTGCAAGAAGTAGTTTTCTATTTAACCAGAGAGAATTTCGATTCTGTTGTTAATCATCTTTCAAGCGGGAAAAGAAATTTATTCCTACCAAGATTCAAACTTGAGTACAAAATAAAATTAAACGACGTATTAAAAGCACTTGGAATGGGAGAAGCTTTCGACCCGGGCAAAGCCAACTTCAAAAAACTTTATGCCGGAATCGGCAACGCTTACATCAGCGATGTAGATCATAAAACATATGTTGATGTGAATGAAGAAGGAACGGAAGCGGCAGCAGTTACTTCCGTTGTAATCGGCGTTACTTCAATTATGAATAACAACATCAGATTTGATAAACCGTTTTTGTTTTTGATTCGCGAGAAAAACAGCGGTGCTATAATTTTTGTTGGAACGCTTGCTGATCCAAGCTGAGAAGTTTTCGGCTGTCTGTTTTCAGTATATGCTTTTGCTGAAAACTGACGGCTTAAAGCTTATAGCTACCCATCATACCTTTTTCTTCTGTTGCTTGATGTGCGGCATTCATCCGAGCAGCAGTAATCATGTTCAATCTTACATTCATGGCAAGTTACCAACAGCTTATCGCAATCTTGATTGTGGCAATTGATGTAATATGATGCCGGCGTACCGCAAAAGTAACATTTGCTGATGTGTTTCGTTTCTTCGTTTGTATTTGGAGTGATGACTCTGCGCTCATCAAAAACAAACATGCTTCCTTCCCAATATTTATCCGGAAATTGATTTATGTAATTCCAGATTCCGCCGTTCATCTGATAAACATCTTTGAAACCACGTTCAACCAAATACGCGCTCGCTTTTTCGCAACGAATTCCGCCCGTGCAATAAGTTACAACTGTTTTGTCTTTGTAGTCTGCAATTTCATCGGCAACTTTTACCCAATCGCGGAATGTTTCCATCTTTGGCGCTACAGCATTTTTGAATTTCCCAATCACACTTTCGTATTCGTTGCGCGCATCAATTATTAAAAACTCT
The window above is part of the Bacteroidota bacterium genome. Proteins encoded here:
- a CDS encoding serpin family protein, with the translated sequence NFQDPATVNVINNWVKTSTKDKIEKIVDQISPETIMYLINAVYFKGTWKYQFDANKTKDDIFTTETGKKVAVKMMEQETEISTFNNELFTAVDLPYGSSAFSMTLFLPNTGKKLQEVVFYLTRENFDSVVNHLSSGKRNLFLPRFKLEYKIKLNDVLKALGMGEAFDPGKANFKKLYAGIGNAYISDVDHKTYVDVNEEGTEAAAVTSVVIGVTSIMNNNIRFDKPFLFLIREKNSGAIIFVGTLADPS
- a CDS encoding rhodanese-related sulfurtransferase — encoded protein: MLQERKKMDYRVLLFYKYISFPEPEKFVQDHLQFCQNYDIKGRVWISSEGINATVSGTVSNIEEFKNEIRSYPQFSDIWFKEDENAGHAFRKIHVRLKKEIVNASFGEVDLSKTGKYLAPEKLNEFYESGKEFLIIDARNEYESVIGKFKNAVAPKMETFRDWVKVADEIADYKDKTVVTYCTGGIRCEKASAYLVERGFKDVYQMNGGIWNYINQFPDKYWEGSMFVFDERRVITPNTNEETKHISKCYFCGTPASYYINCHNQDCDKLLVTCHECKIEHDYCCSDECRTSSNRRKRYDG